One part of the Populus alba chromosome 18, ASM523922v2, whole genome shotgun sequence genome encodes these proteins:
- the LOC118029036 gene encoding uncharacterized protein: MIMENALAGKFLKPCFHLNSRKATLVLQQRKGIGTSHKFCYPSKFKIHPLVSHTLHLPNLEAGGVEIQESSYEGLVSDQEIVWPSPDDEVPFWKRDFPSWNVSPEVPNESSVKDSDLMHIIHVTAEMAPIAKVGGLGDVVTGLARASLSRGHTVDIVLPFYECIQKQQINDLALITTYDSYHDGNWIPTNAYRGVVSGIPVIFIEPSNEFFKGQQVYGGSYNELEAYLFFSRACLEWMQVTGTQPDIIHVHEWQIGALPLLYWDMYQYLSLKKPRIVLTIHNMEHYGECRQEQLSKCGLDGSMYATAEKAVDDRTIGHNPERLSLLKGGIVYSNAVVTVSPTYLKETLCSGWLASTLMMHCDKYFGVLNGIDTAMWNPATDVFLPAKFHAQKIEGKKLCKYYIQRGLGLAAKSITSSNHVPDATVKIPLVVCITRLVPQKGLHLITHALKHIEELGGQMIVLGKAPDGRVEGEFKRLADMHNQGPSIRILLMYSEELSHMLYAAADMVLVPSMYEPCGLSQIIGMRYGSVPVVRKTGGLADTVFDMDDQSNPEIANGFVFEGIDEGSLNWALDRAFAYYRDKPDEWNGIVKKVIEIDNSWNNTAGKYIEVYNSVRGRS; this comes from the exons ATGATAATGGAGAATGCATTAGCAGGTAAGTTTCTTAAGCCATGCTTCCATTTGAATTCAAGAAAAGCAACATTGGTACTGCAGCAAAGGAAGGGAATTGGCACCTCCCACAAGTTCTGCTATCCTTCCAAATTCAAGATTCATCCCCTTGTTTCTCATACACTTCATCTACCCAATTTAGAG GCTGGTGGTGTTGAAATACAAGAAAGTAGTTATGAAGGTTTAGTTTCTGATCAAGAAATTGTCTGGCCTTCTCCCGATGATGAAGTCCCATTTTGGAAGAGGGATTTTCCTTCATGGAATGTGAGTCCAGAAGTGCCAAATGAAAGTTCTGTGAAGGATTCTGATCTTATGCACATAATTCATGTCACAGCTGAGATGGCACCAATAGCTAAAGTTGGTGGACTTGGTGATGTTGTTACTGGACTTGCTCGAGCAAGTCTTTCTCGTGGCCATACAGTGGATATAGTGCTCCCCTTCTATGAGTGCATTCAGAAGCAGCAAATCAATGACTTGGCATTGATCACTACTTATGATTCTTATCATGATGGGAATTGGATTCCTACTAATGCCTATCGTGGAGTTGTTTCGGGCATTCCAGTGATATTTATTGAGCCATCAAATGAATTCTTCAAGGGGCAACAAGTATATGGAGGTTCATATAATGAGCTAGaggcttatttgttttttagccGTGCTTGCCTTGAATGGATGCAG GTAACAGGTACTCAGCCTGACATTATCCATGTCCATGAATGGCAAATAGGTGCCTTGCCCCTGCTTTACTGGGATATGTATCAATATCTTTCACTGAAG AAACCACGGATTGTATTAACTATACATAACATGGAGCATTATGGAGAGTGCcg CCAAGAGCAACTCAGCAAGTGTGGTCTTGATGGTTCTATGTATGCAACAGCGGAGAAG GCAGTTGATGATCGGACTATTGGCCATAATCCTGAGAGACTAAGCTTATTGAAAGGTGGAATTGTATACAGCAATGCAGTGGT TACAGTCTCGCCAACATACCTTAAGGAAACTCTCTGCTCTGGTTGGTTGGCCAGCACTTTAATGATGCATTGTGATAA GTACTTTGGTGTTTTGAATGGGATTGACACTGCAATGTGGAACCCTGCTACTGATGTTTTCTTGCCTGCTAAGTTCCATG CACAAAAAATTGAGGGCAAGAAGTTATGTAAATACTACATACAAAGGGGGCTTGGTTTGGCTGCTAAAAGCATCACCAGCAGTAATCATGTGCCAGATGCAACAGTTAAGATCCCATTGGTAGTCTGTATTACTAGACTAGTTCCTCAAAAGGGTCTGCATTTGATTACTCATGCACTTAAGCATATTGAAGAACTG GGGGGGCAGATGATTGTCCTTGGAAAAGCTCCAGATGGTCGAGTTGAAGGGGAATTCAAACGTCTTGCAGATATG CATAACCAAGGTCCTAGCATCCGTATCCTTTTGATGTATAG TGAGGAGCTGTCCCACATGCTTTATGCTGCAGCAGACATGGTGTTAGTTCCTTCCATGTATGAGCCATGTGGACTTTCCCAAATCATTGGAATGCGTTATGGATCG GTTCCAGTTGTTAGAAAGACTGGTGGCCTCGCAGACACAGTCTTTGACATGGATGACCAGTCGAACCCTGAGATTGCTAATGg GTTTGTTTTTGAAGGAATTGATGAAGGATCCTTAAACTGGGCTCTAGACCGCGCATTTGCTTACTACAGAGATA AACCAGATGAGTGGAATGGCATTGTGAAGAAGGTAATCGAAATTGACAATAGTTGGAACAACACGGCTGGGAAATACATTGAAGTTTACAATTCAGTTAGAGGGAGATCTTGA
- the LOC118029065 gene encoding ABC transporter C family member 3 produces MASYTGPFLIANFIQLLTSKDDDSSLHGFVLASVIFVAKTAESLSQRHWYFGAHQIGIKIRADILALLHKKLLRVKSDGERNGKIINYVNTDTEKVVEFIQRFQEVWLLPVQVMLSLFILIKHLGWIPSILAVLSTVLIMASNTPLSNFQNRLHSRIMEAKDCRIKATSETLKGMKILKLHAWEPTFLDKLLLLRETERGWLVKFLYAKSALVFLYWTSPVLISLMTFGVSAILDRKLSSGSIFSALATLQMLHEPIYNMPELISAVAHAKISITRLQEFLREENQELSKVNSLPQQNHSVINITTGEYAWETSNTNILQPTVTIREDIRIMKRNKVAICGSVGSGKSSFIFSIIREIPRISGSGIEVVGSRAYVSQTPWIQSGTIKDNILFGNNMKKAFYKNVIEACALQEDLERLVHKDLTVVGERGITLSGGQKQRIQLARAIYSDADVYLLDDPFSAVDAHTKAHLFKHCLMGLLSDKTVIYVTHQLEFLAASDLVLVMKDGNIVQSGAYKDLAVETQGELRRLMVAHCESLRQLSSTEGNSITSESYLENQNQESRETNKEQVSNGQSVPVAKKEVRGSGRVSWKVYSSFITAAYKGAFVPVLLLFHIFFQALQMGSNYWIAWATEQEGRVSKRQFIVIFALISGASSLFVLARALLLTAITIKTAQRLFTGMITSIFQAPMSFFDTTSSSQILDRSSTDQATVDTDISYRVAGLVFALIQLISVIALLSNVAWPVFLLFLASFTISVWYQVYYLETARELARMAGIQKAPILHHFSESVSGVVTIRCFSQEEKFYTTNVNLINDFSRIAFFNSATMEWLCVRINFLFNLGFFAVLVILVSTSSSVTNPSLAGLAVTYGLNINVLQAWVIWNVCNVENKMISVERILQFSRIPSEATPVIEDKRPRPEWPEIGCIEFRILEVRYRPDLPLVLKGITCTFPGEKKIGIVGRTGSGKSTLIQALFRLVDPSQGQILIDGLDISTIGLQDLRSKLSIIPQDPTLFQGTIRNNVDPLEQHNDMEIWEVLRKCHLGNTVKQDQRGLEAPVAEEGQNWSLGQRQLICLARILLHKRKVLVLDEATASIDMDTDNIIQKTVSNETKQCTVITIAHRITSVINSDLVLLLDDGNAVECAAPSQLMRDSSSAFSKLVKEFRGNSS; encoded by the exons ATGGCTTCCTACACGGGACCCTTTCTGATTGCAAACTTCATTCAACTATTAACTTCCAAGGATGATGATAGTAGCCTTCATGGTTTTGTTCTGGCATCTGTCATTTTTGTTGCGAAGACAGCCGAATCTCTTTCGCAGAGACACTGGTACTTCGGAGCTCACCAAATTGGAATAAAGATTCGTGCGGACATTTTGGCATTGCTTCACAAGAAATTGCTAAGGGTGAAGAGTGATGGAGAGAGAAATGGAAAGATTATCAACTATGTCAATACAGATACTGAAAAGGTTGTGGAATTCATCCAGCGATTTCAAGAAGTTTGGTTGCTGCCAGTTCAAGTGATGCTTTCATTGTTCATATTAATCAAACATCTTGGATGGATCCCTTCGATTCTTGCTGTTCTTTCTACAGTTTTGATTATGGCGAGCAACACCCCTTTGTCCAATTTCCAAAACAGACTCCACTCTAGGATAATGGAAGCAAAAGACTGTAGAATCAAAGCTACATCCGAGACTCTAAAAGGCATGAAAATCTTGAAGTTGCATGCTTGGGAGCCTACCTTTCTAGATAAGTTGCTTCTTCTCAGAGAAACTGAAAGAGGTTGGCTGGTGAAATTCCTGTACGCAAAGTCAGCACTTGTCTTTCTGTATTGGACTTCACCAGTTTTAATTTCCTTAATGACATTTGGAGTTAGCGCTATATTAGACAGAAAGCTTAGTTCAGGTTCAATCTTCTCAGCTTTAGCTACCCTCCAAATGCTGCATGAGCCCATTTATAACATGCCAGAACTTATTTCTGCTGTTGCACATGCAAAGATTTCAATCACTAGACTCCAGGAGTTCTTAAGAGAAGAAAACCAAGAGCTATCAAAGGTTAACAGTTTGCCTCAGCAAAACCATTCAGTGATTAATATTACCACAGGAGAATATGCTTGGGAAACAAGCAACACAAACATCTTGCAGCCAACAGTAACAATCCGAGAGGATATAAGAATCATGAAGAGAAACAAGGTTGCCATTTGCGGATCAGTTGGATCTGGCAAGTCCAGTTTTATTTTCAGTATTATCAGAGAGATCCCTAGGATATCTGGAAGTGGAATTGAGGTTGTTGGTTCCAGGGCCTATGTCTCTCAGACACCTTGGATTCAGTCTGGTACAATTAAAGACAACATATTGTTTGGAAACAATATGAAAAAGGCATTCTACAAGAATGTTATAGAAGCTTGCGCACTCCAAGAGGACCTTGAGAGGCTGGTCCATAAGGACTTGACAGTGGTGGGAGAGAGAGGAATAACTTTAAGTGGAGGTCAAAAGCAGAGGATTCAATTGGCTAGGGCAATATACAGTGATGCAGATGTTTATCTCCTGGATGATCCTTTCAGTGCTGTCGATGCACATACAAAAGCACATTTATTCAAG CATTGTCTGATGGGCCTCCTGTCTGATAAGACTGTAATTTATGTCACCCACCAATTGGAATTTTTAGCAGCATCGGATCTTGTTCTG GTAATGAAAGATGGTAACATAGTTCAATCAGGGGCATACAAAGATCTAGCTGTAGAAACACAAGGTGAACTTAGAAGATTAATGGTTGCGCACTGCGAATCTTTGAGACAACTAAGCTCAACAGAAGGAAATTCCATAACTAGTGAATCATATCtggaaaatcaaaatcaagaaagCAGAGAAACTAACAAAGAGCAAGTCAGTAATGGGCAATCTGTGCCAGTGGCTAAAAAGGAGGTGAGGGGAAGTGGACGAGTTAGCTGGAAAGTTTATTCAAGCTTCATTACTGCTGCATACAAAGGAGCTTTTGTTCCTGTTCTCCTTCTTTTCCATATTTTCTTTCAAGCACTACAAATGGGAAGCAATTATTGGATTGCATGGGCTACCGAACAAGAGGGCAGGGTTAGCAAAAGGCAATTTATAGTGATATTTGCGTTAATTTCAGGAGCGAGCTCTCTTTTTGTACTGGCAAGAGCATTGTTGTTAACAGCTATCACCATCAAGACCGCCCAACGGCTCTTCACCGGCATGATAACATCAATTTTCCAAGCTCCCATGTCATTTTTTGACACCACTTCTTCAAGTCAAATCCTTGACAGG TCTTCAACTGACCAAGCGACTGTGGACACCGATATATCCTACAGAGTAGCTGGATTAGTATTTGCACTCATCCAGCTAATTAGTGTCATTGCCCTCTTGTCAAATGTGGCATGGCCGGTCTTCCTTCTATTCCTCGCCAGCTTCACAATCTCCGTATGGTATCAG GTTTACTACTTAGAAACTGCCAGAGAACTTGCAAGGATGGCTGGGATTCAAAAGGCTCCAATTCTTCACCACTTCTCAGAATCAGTCAGTGGTGTGGTAACTATCCGTTGCTTCAGTCAAGAAGAAAAATTCTATACCACAAATGTTAACCTGATCAATGACTTCTCACGCATTGCCTTCTTTAATTCTGCAACCATGGAATGGCTCTGCGTTCGGATcaactttctttttaatcttggaTTTTTTGCTGTTCTTGTCATCTTGGTGAGCACATCAAGCTCAGTTACTAACCCTA GTTTGGCAGGACTTGCAGTCACCTATGGCCTAAACATCAATGTTCTACAAGCTTGGGTCATCTGGAACGTGTGCAATGTAGAGAATAAGATGATCTCAGTTGAGAGGATTCTTCAGTTTAGTCGGATACCAAGTGAGGCAACTCCAGTGATCGAAGATAAACGTCCTAGACCAGAATGGCCTGAGATTGGGTGCATAGAATTCAGAATCCTCGAAGTGCGTTATCGTCCTGATCTCCCACTAGTTCTCAAAGGAATAACTTGCACCTTTCCAGGTGAAAAGAAGATTGGGATTGTGGGGAGAACAGGGAGTGGAAAATCAACATTGATCCAAGCACTATTCCGGCTGGTCGATCCATCACAGGGACAAATTCTTATCGATGGATTAGACATCAGCACAATCGGATTGCAGGATTTAAGATCCAAACTAAGCATAATACCTCAAGACCCTACATTGTTTCAAGGAACAATCAGGAATAATGTGGATCCTCTAGAACAGCATAATGATATGGAAATCTGGGAG GTTCTGAGAAAGTGTCATTTGGGTAATACAGTAAAGCAAGATCAAAGGGGGTTAGAAGCACCAG TTGCAGAAGAGGGTCAAAACTGGAGTCTAGGGCAAAGACAACTCATTTGCCTGGCAAGAATACTGCTGCATAAAAGAAAAGTTCTTGTTTTGGACGAGGCCACTGCATCCATTGATATGGACACAGATAATATCATTCAGAAAACAGTGAGCAATGAAACAAAACAGTGCACTGTCATCACCATCGCTCACCGGATAACTTCTGTCATCAACAGTGACCTGGTTCTGCTTCTTGATGATG GCAATGCTGTAGAATGTGCAGCCCCAAGTCAGCTAATGAGAGATAGCTCCTCAGCTTTTTCAAAGTTGGTGAAAGAGTTCAGAGGGAACTCATCATAA